In Pseudofrankia saprophytica, one genomic interval encodes:
- a CDS encoding acyl-CoA dehydrogenase family protein codes for MTVASESTAPGSTAPGSAGRVGPPAGREPVHSRPAATHEVRNQPPPLGDHDVADDPVLVEGVEREGAGYYLDDLHRLGWLAGSEQAARWGDEANRYPPELRTHDRYGNRIDEVDFHPSWHALMDVAVREGLAGSAWGSSRPGVHVARAAGLHVWSTVEQGHTCPVSMTYAVIPALRAAPDLSRAYEKLLTSRVYDPGLNPPLTKLGLIAGMGMTEKQGGSDVRANTTVATPHPDGGYRLRGHKWFTSAPMSDLFLVLAQAPGGLSCFLVPRVLPDGSHNTFRIQRLKDKLGNRSNASSEPEFDDTVGWLVGPEGRGVRTIIEMVAMTRFDSALGSASGMRAALIQALHHTRHRSAFGGLLIDKPLMRNVLADLALESEAATTLVLRLAGGIDRSTRGDAGERAFLRLATALAKFWICKRQPAFVAEALECLGGNGYAEESPMPRLYREAPLNGIWEGAGNVNALDVLRALGREPEAFAAYRAEVELAADGDKRLDAAWSAVRADLDELRGLGPDDLEFGARSLVERLALVLQASLLVRHAPAAVADAFCATRLGEAGGRVFGTLPRGTDVEALIARVPPATRG; via the coding sequence GTGACGGTGGCATCAGAGTCGACGGCACCAGGGTCGACGGCACCCGGATCGGCCGGACGGGTCGGCCCGCCAGCCGGCCGGGAACCGGTTCATTCGCGGCCGGCGGCGACCCACGAGGTGCGCAATCAGCCGCCGCCGCTCGGCGACCACGACGTCGCGGACGACCCGGTGCTCGTCGAGGGCGTCGAGCGGGAAGGCGCCGGCTACTACCTCGACGACTTACACCGGCTCGGGTGGCTGGCCGGCTCGGAGCAGGCCGCCCGCTGGGGCGACGAGGCGAACCGCTACCCGCCGGAGCTGCGCACCCACGACCGGTACGGCAACCGGATCGACGAGGTCGACTTCCACCCGTCCTGGCACGCGCTGATGGACGTCGCCGTGCGCGAGGGGTTGGCGGGCTCGGCCTGGGGCAGCTCACGCCCCGGCGTGCACGTCGCCCGCGCCGCCGGGCTGCACGTCTGGAGCACCGTCGAGCAGGGACACACGTGCCCGGTCTCGATGACCTACGCCGTGATCCCCGCGCTGCGGGCAGCGCCCGACTTATCGAGAGCCTACGAGAAACTGCTCACCAGCCGCGTCTACGACCCGGGCCTGAACCCGCCGCTGACCAAGCTGGGCCTGATCGCCGGCATGGGGATGACGGAGAAGCAGGGCGGCTCGGACGTGCGCGCCAACACGACGGTCGCCACGCCGCACCCGGACGGCGGCTACCGGCTGCGCGGCCACAAGTGGTTCACGAGCGCGCCGATGAGCGACCTGTTCCTGGTTCTCGCGCAGGCGCCCGGCGGGCTGTCCTGCTTCCTCGTCCCCCGGGTGCTGCCGGACGGCAGCCACAACACCTTCCGGATCCAGCGGCTGAAGGACAAGCTCGGCAACCGTTCCAACGCCAGCAGCGAGCCGGAGTTCGACGACACCGTCGGCTGGCTGGTCGGTCCCGAGGGGCGCGGCGTCCGCACCATCATCGAGATGGTCGCGATGACCCGGTTCGACTCGGCGCTCGGTTCGGCCAGCGGCATGCGCGCCGCCCTCATCCAGGCGCTGCACCACACCCGGCACCGGTCCGCCTTCGGCGGGCTGCTGATCGACAAGCCGCTGATGCGCAACGTCCTGGCGGACCTGGCGCTCGAGTCGGAGGCGGCGACCACGCTGGTGCTGCGCCTGGCCGGCGGGATCGACCGGAGCACGCGCGGCGACGCGGGCGAGCGCGCCTTCCTGCGCCTGGCGACGGCGCTGGCGAAGTTCTGGATCTGCAAGCGCCAGCCGGCGTTCGTAGCTGAGGCGCTGGAATGCCTGGGCGGTAACGGCTATGCCGAGGAGTCGCCCATGCCGCGGCTCTACCGCGAGGCGCCGCTGAACGGCATCTGGGAGGGCGCGGGCAACGTCAACGCCCTCGACGTGCTGCGCGCGCTCGGTCGGGAGCCGGAGGCGTTCGCCGCCTACCGCGCCGAGGTGGAGCTCGCGGCCGACGGAGACAAACGGCTCGACGCCGCGTGGTCCGCCGTGCGCGCCGATCTGGATGAGCTCAGAGGGCTCGGTCCGGACGACCTTGAGTTCGGCGCCCGTTCGCTGGTGGAGCGGCTCGCGTTGGTTCTGCAGGCCTCGCTGTTGGTCAGGCACGCGCCGGCCGCCGTCGCGGACGCCTTCTGCGCCACCCGGCTCGGCGAGGCCGGTGGCCGCGTTTTCGGCACCCTGCCCCGAGGCACCGACGTCGAGGCCCTCATCGCCCGGGTCCCGCCTGCCACCCGCGGTTGA
- a CDS encoding histidine phosphatase family protein, producing MGVIYLVRHGQASFGSADYDVLSELGYRQAALVGAELRARGARVDLAVSGALRRQRETAAAAGWSADVESDSRWNEYDQDWIINRHADVGGAPVNAGQLPPSRGMSSRAYQGLLDVALSEWIASADAGPGSYVAFSDAVGDALDGLLRRLDSGAAAVVFSSAGPIAAICARLLDLRVDGIISLNRVMINGSITKVVSGRSGTSLISFNEHSHIDAAGREFLSYR from the coding sequence TTGGGCGTCATCTACCTGGTGCGGCACGGCCAGGCGTCGTTCGGGTCCGCGGACTACGACGTGCTCTCCGAGCTCGGCTACCGGCAGGCGGCGCTGGTCGGCGCGGAGCTGCGGGCGCGCGGCGCGCGGGTCGACCTCGCCGTGAGCGGTGCTCTGCGCCGCCAGCGGGAGACCGCCGCCGCCGCCGGTTGGTCCGCGGACGTCGAGTCCGACAGCCGGTGGAACGAGTACGACCAGGACTGGATCATCAACCGGCACGCGGACGTGGGCGGCGCGCCGGTGAACGCGGGCCAGCTGCCGCCGTCGCGGGGCATGTCGTCCCGCGCCTACCAGGGGCTGCTGGACGTGGCCCTGTCGGAGTGGATCGCGAGCGCGGACGCCGGGCCGGGCAGCTACGTGGCGTTCAGCGACGCGGTGGGCGACGCGCTCGACGGGCTGCTGCGCCGGCTCGACTCGGGCGCCGCCGCGGTGGTCTTCTCCTCCGCCGGACCGATCGCGGCGATCTGTGCGCGTCTGCTCGACCTGCGTGTCGACGGCATCATCTCGCTCAACCGAGTGATGATTAACGGAAGCATCACCAAAGTCGTCTCTGGTCGCTCGGGGACGAGTCTCATTTCGTTCAACGAGCACAGCCACATTGACGCAGCGGGCCGCGAGTTTCTTAGCTACCGCTGA
- a CDS encoding long-chain fatty acid--CoA ligase: MISTMQDVPLQIRRLLDHATTVFADQRMFTAQPGGGLVEATFAEAGANAARLAHALVELGVAQGDRVATLMWNNQQHVETYFAVPSMGAVLHPLNLRLPGEQIAFIANHAEDKVLLVDHTLLPLARALLPAMKTVEHVVVNSPADAGTDLDALAVAAGRPIGVHDYAGLIAGRPAEFGWPDVDERSAAAMCYTSGTTGDPKGVVYSHRSIVLHSSASALPSMINLSAADRVLSIVPQFHVLAWGLPYIAFLTGAEMVLPGPFLQAEPLAKMIEATRLNKAAGVPTIWQGLHAYVTANPGAADISSLKEALVGGAACPPSLMEDFDRLGITMLHAYGMTETSPLVTVARPPAGLSPEQALPYRLTQGRFAANVAARLVGADGSELPWDGRSTGELELRGPWIAGAYYGVDDAGKFHDGWLRTGDVGHISSEGYLTLTDRAKDVIKSGGEWISSVELENLLMAHPAIAEASVIGVPDERWGERPLALVVLHPDTEVTFPELREFLSDKVARWQLPERWAVIPEVPKTSVGKFDKKRLRQQYAVGDLLVETIATS, translated from the coding sequence ATGATCAGCACGATGCAGGACGTGCCGCTGCAGATCCGGCGGCTTCTCGATCACGCCACCACCGTCTTCGCCGACCAGAGGATGTTCACGGCGCAGCCCGGAGGCGGCCTGGTCGAGGCGACCTTCGCCGAGGCCGGCGCGAACGCGGCCCGGCTCGCGCACGCGCTGGTCGAGCTCGGCGTCGCCCAGGGCGACCGGGTCGCGACGCTGATGTGGAACAACCAGCAGCACGTCGAGACCTACTTCGCGGTGCCCTCGATGGGCGCGGTGCTGCACCCGCTGAACCTGCGGCTGCCCGGCGAGCAGATCGCCTTCATCGCGAACCACGCCGAGGACAAGGTCCTGCTCGTCGACCACACCCTGCTGCCGCTGGCCCGCGCGCTGCTGCCGGCGATGAAGACCGTCGAGCACGTCGTCGTCAACAGCCCGGCCGACGCCGGCACCGATCTCGACGCCCTCGCCGTCGCGGCCGGTCGGCCCATCGGCGTCCACGACTACGCGGGGCTCATCGCCGGGCGCCCGGCCGAGTTCGGCTGGCCGGACGTGGACGAGCGGTCGGCCGCCGCGATGTGCTACACGTCCGGCACCACCGGCGACCCGAAGGGCGTCGTCTACAGCCACCGGTCGATCGTCCTGCACTCGTCGGCGTCCGCCCTGCCGTCGATGATCAACCTGTCGGCGGCCGACCGGGTGCTCTCGATCGTGCCGCAGTTCCACGTGCTCGCCTGGGGCCTGCCGTACATCGCCTTCCTCACCGGCGCCGAGATGGTGCTGCCCGGCCCATTCCTGCAGGCGGAGCCACTGGCGAAGATGATCGAAGCAACCCGGCTGAACAAGGCGGCCGGCGTGCCGACGATCTGGCAGGGCCTGCACGCCTACGTCACGGCCAACCCGGGCGCCGCGGACATCTCCTCGCTCAAGGAGGCTCTCGTCGGCGGCGCGGCCTGCCCACCCTCGCTGATGGAGGACTTCGACCGGCTCGGGATCACGATGCTCCACGCCTACGGCATGACGGAGACGTCGCCCCTGGTCACCGTGGCCCGTCCGCCGGCGGGCCTGAGCCCCGAGCAGGCCCTGCCCTACCGGCTCACTCAGGGCCGGTTCGCCGCGAACGTGGCGGCTCGACTGGTCGGCGCGGACGGCTCCGAGCTGCCGTGGGACGGCCGGAGCACGGGTGAGCTGGAGCTGCGGGGCCCGTGGATCGCCGGCGCCTACTACGGCGTCGACGACGCCGGCAAGTTCCACGACGGCTGGCTGCGCACCGGCGACGTGGGCCACATCAGCTCCGAGGGCTATCTCACGCTCACCGACCGGGCCAAGGACGTCATCAAGTCCGGCGGTGAGTGGATCTCGTCGGTCGAGCTGGAGAACCTGCTCATGGCGCACCCCGCGATCGCCGAGGCGAGTGTCATCGGGGTGCCGGACGAGCGCTGGGGTGAACGCCCGCTCGCCCTCGTCGTGCTCCACCCCGACACGGAAGTGACCTTCCCCGAGCTGCGGGAGTTCCTGTCCGACAAGGTCGCGCGCTGGCAGCTGCCGGAGCGGTGGGCGGTGATCCCCGAGGTGCCGAAGACGTCGGTCGGGAAGTTCGACAAGAAGCGCCTCCGCCAGCAGTACGCCGTCGGCGACCTGCTGGTCGAGACGATCGCGACCAGCTGA
- a CDS encoding response regulator, which produces MIRTLVSRLLRHEGHSVDVAASVEDALALPTTDYQTLIIDVRLGSGSGTDLIERLRAQDPSTPARCLLLTGGIDDDLPRDVAVLRKPFSADDLITAVHGLRGACRPAAQLAAGPPEPPAQTGPMATVVATTTMIPSVPPGPVPTPRPVDSPRGAS; this is translated from the coding sequence ATGATCAGGACGCTGGTCAGCCGACTGCTGCGCCACGAGGGGCACTCGGTGGATGTGGCCGCCTCGGTCGAGGACGCGCTGGCCCTGCCGACGACCGACTACCAGACGCTCATCATCGACGTGCGGCTCGGCTCCGGGAGCGGAACCGACCTGATCGAGCGGCTGCGCGCGCAGGACCCGTCCACGCCCGCCCGCTGCCTGCTGCTGACCGGCGGGATCGACGACGACCTGCCGCGGGATGTCGCGGTGCTGCGCAAGCCGTTCAGCGCCGACGACCTGATCACCGCCGTGCACGGCCTGCGAGGCGCGTGCCGACCAGCGGCGCAACTGGCCGCCGGCCCACCCGAGCCACCGGCGCAGACCGGCCCGATGGCGACGGTCGTCGCTACTACCACCATGATCCCTTCCGTGCCGCCCGGCCCGGTACCCACGCCCCGGCCAGTCGACAGTCCCCGAGGGGCGTCGTGA
- a CDS encoding LysR family transcriptional regulator gives MGYFVAVAEERSFTAAAARLLVSQPSLSQQIRALERQVGTALLERSSRGVRLTPAGRAFLDAARGLIADAGTAVTRARAAAGLDGGILHVATLTSLATWVLPSAVVAFRERFTDVPLRITEHPDRLGLEEFMAEGRADLAVGARPPDWAGPVRWLGDERYVLVVPPGDPRAGQTGVPLSAFAAADWVMYASGHGLRTLVLEACGAAGFTPRAAVESRTVDAAARLAAAGVGVALVPNVAVSADLAPRRVELADAPVVAVVGYARAAFPPRAAAFLDLLAKLPVPGLTRPSPAPPG, from the coding sequence GTGGGGTACTTCGTGGCGGTCGCCGAGGAACGGTCGTTCACCGCGGCCGCGGCCCGGCTGCTCGTCTCGCAGCCCTCGCTGTCCCAGCAGATCCGCGCGCTGGAGCGTCAGGTCGGCACGGCCCTGCTGGAGCGCTCCAGCCGCGGGGTGCGGCTCACGCCGGCCGGCCGGGCGTTCCTGGACGCCGCCCGCGGCCTGATCGCGGACGCGGGCACCGCGGTGACCCGGGCCCGCGCGGCCGCCGGGCTCGACGGCGGCATCCTGCACGTGGCCACGCTGACGTCGCTGGCGACGTGGGTGCTGCCGTCGGCGGTCGTGGCCTTCCGGGAGCGGTTCACCGACGTTCCGCTGCGGATCACCGAGCACCCCGACCGGCTCGGCCTGGAGGAGTTCATGGCCGAGGGGCGCGCCGACCTCGCGGTCGGGGCGCGGCCCCCCGACTGGGCCGGGCCGGTGCGCTGGCTCGGCGACGAGCGCTACGTGCTCGTCGTCCCACCTGGCGACCCGCGTGCCGGCCAGACCGGCGTCCCGCTGAGCGCGTTCGCCGCCGCCGACTGGGTGATGTACGCGTCGGGGCACGGCCTGCGGACCCTGGTGCTGGAGGCCTGCGGCGCGGCCGGGTTCACCCCGCGGGCGGCGGTCGAGTCACGCACCGTGGACGCGGCCGCGCGGCTCGCGGCGGCCGGGGTCGGGGTCGCGCTGGTCCCGAACGTGGCCGTGAGCGCGGACCTCGCGCCGCGCCGGGTCGAGCTGGCCGACGCTCCGGTCGTCGCGGTCGTCGGCTACGCCAGAGCGGCCTTCCCGCCGCGGGCGGCCGCGTTCCTCGACCTGCTCGCCAAGCTTCCGGTCCCCGGGCTCACCCGCCCGTCTCCCGCCCCTCCGGGCTAG
- a CDS encoding amidohydrolase/deacetylase family metallohydrolase translates to MRDPNSGDAASVTVLAGGRVIDPANGIDMIADVVCAHGRIVAVGPAAGAAHTTPPAEAPAGGASAEVIDCAGLVVTPGLIDLHVHVYPGLGDFCVHPDRAGVEVGVPVVVDGGTSGVRTLGISRAFAQGPGVRTRVLAFMDPCLLYLATKDFIAHRLEIANDPRNLDLDAAAATIEEHRDYVVGFKVRATTTEDARVSPFLEGAKSIAGDLPIMIHLGKYPYTKSLTNLDALAALRPGDIVTHAFRGHSGALVNDGTAVHPVFADAVARGVRLDVGHSGSDFRFAAARALLDLGYPPHTVSTDLNLFNEDGPVYSLPETMSKIWSLGASLADVIAMATVNPAASIRRSAELGTLDVGRPAEVSVLRVEEGPAAFSDGFETIAGERRLAPVGCVRGGTWIEATGPLHAERGATGKGAGGRAGDQGTAANVLPRRQAGVAAASAAAESLTYQKTSR, encoded by the coding sequence ATGCGCGACCCGAACTCTGGTGACGCCGCGAGCGTCACGGTTCTCGCCGGTGGACGGGTGATCGACCCGGCGAACGGCATCGACATGATCGCGGACGTGGTCTGCGCGCATGGCCGGATCGTGGCCGTCGGCCCCGCCGCCGGCGCCGCGCACACGACGCCACCGGCGGAGGCTCCGGCGGGCGGTGCCTCGGCCGAGGTCATCGACTGCGCGGGGCTCGTCGTCACACCCGGCCTCATCGACCTGCACGTGCACGTCTACCCCGGCCTCGGCGACTTCTGCGTGCATCCGGACCGGGCCGGCGTCGAGGTCGGCGTCCCGGTCGTGGTCGACGGCGGCACCTCGGGGGTGCGCACGCTCGGCATCTCACGCGCGTTCGCGCAGGGTCCGGGGGTCCGTACCCGCGTGCTCGCGTTCATGGACCCGTGCCTGCTCTACCTGGCGACGAAGGACTTCATCGCCCACCGCCTGGAGATCGCCAACGACCCGCGCAACCTCGACCTGGACGCCGCCGCGGCGACCATCGAGGAGCACAGGGACTATGTCGTCGGCTTCAAGGTCCGGGCGACGACCACCGAGGACGCCCGGGTCTCGCCGTTCCTGGAGGGCGCCAAGTCCATCGCCGGCGACCTGCCGATCATGATCCACCTGGGCAAGTACCCGTACACCAAGAGCCTGACGAACCTGGACGCGCTGGCGGCGCTGCGCCCCGGCGACATCGTCACGCACGCGTTCCGCGGCCACTCCGGCGCGCTCGTGAACGACGGGACGGCCGTCCACCCGGTATTCGCCGACGCCGTGGCGCGCGGGGTGCGGCTCGACGTGGGCCACTCCGGCTCGGACTTCCGGTTCGCCGCCGCGCGGGCGCTGCTCGACCTGGGCTACCCGCCGCACACGGTCAGCACCGACCTCAACCTGTTCAACGAGGACGGGCCGGTCTACTCGCTGCCCGAGACGATGTCGAAGATCTGGTCGCTGGGCGCCTCGCTGGCGGACGTCATCGCGATGGCGACGGTGAATCCCGCCGCCTCGATCCGCCGCTCCGCGGAGCTGGGCACCCTGGACGTCGGCCGCCCGGCCGAGGTGAGCGTGCTGCGGGTCGAGGAAGGGCCGGCCGCCTTCTCCGACGGCTTCGAGACGATCGCGGGCGAGCGCCGGCTGGCCCCCGTCGGCTGCGTACGCGGCGGGACCTGGATCGAGGCCACCGGGCCGCTGCACGCCGAGCGAGGGGCCACGGGCAAGGGCGCGGGCGGGCGGGCGGGCGACCAGGGCACGGCGGCGAACGTGCTGCCGCGCCGGCAGGCCGGGGTCGCCGCCGCGAGCGCTGCCGCCGAGTCTCTGACCTACCAGAAGACCTCCCGGTAA
- the fdxA gene encoding ferredoxin — protein sequence MAYVIGEACVDVMDRSCVDDCPIDCIYTGERKLYIHPEECIDCGACARSCPVDAITWDRDLDPASPDSTHATDATAFFYQPLPGRPAPLREPGGAADLGPVGVDTALVSAIPRQEAQ from the coding sequence ATGGCCTACGTGATCGGCGAGGCGTGCGTCGACGTCATGGACCGTTCCTGCGTCGACGACTGCCCGATCGACTGCATCTATACCGGTGAGCGCAAGCTCTACATCCACCCCGAGGAATGCATCGACTGCGGCGCGTGCGCGCGCAGCTGCCCGGTGGACGCGATCACCTGGGACCGCGACCTCGATCCGGCCAGTCCCGACAGCACCCACGCCACCGACGCGACGGCGTTCTTCTACCAGCCGCTGCCTGGCCGGCCGGCCCCGCTGCGTGAACCCGGCGGCGCCGCGGACCTCGGGCCGGTGGGTGTCGACACCGCACTGGTCTCGGCCATCCCTCGGCAGGAAGCCCAATAG
- a CDS encoding sensor histidine kinase has translation MTDRLDLAEGSATGADRVHQDHIGVVALNSETDYAARGWLETVPDPAVAVRADGKIAAVNARAAALLGYAHDDLIGQPVDAIVSDGLAAVGLRRDAAEPGDPARLEDLGRVTGAVAHDVNNLLSVIRNYAVFVGDALDAAAEADRTARDAGGPVDWEALRHDVAQIQHAGERAAELTAQLLAVVRRKPAELGAVDLCAVVRETVGMLRRPLGERIDVRVELDDDLWLVSADRARLEQAIINLAMNARDAMPQGGTLTVTAGNVVLGGPPEAAPSSPSSQASAASVASWAPAGGAEPAGDQEVGADLPGRRFVSLWVTDTGTGMTPATRARAFEPFFTTKPEDSGTGLGLAVVHDVVTQAGGEAQISSAVGLGTTVSLLLPACDPPGPRGPAVTRATAGEPARLEETAWSATPLASPPGDSAAPDALWICHRRLDGAPSRSAGARRSRVQSPAPSTVSRGAGARP, from the coding sequence GTGACGGACCGCTTGGACCTGGCCGAGGGGTCAGCAACCGGGGCGGACCGCGTACACCAGGACCACATCGGGGTGGTGGCGCTGAACAGCGAGACCGACTACGCCGCCCGTGGCTGGCTGGAGACGGTTCCCGACCCAGCCGTCGCGGTGCGCGCGGATGGCAAGATTGCCGCGGTGAACGCCCGCGCCGCCGCGCTGCTCGGTTACGCCCACGATGACCTCATCGGCCAGCCTGTAGATGCGATCGTCTCCGACGGGCTCGCTGCCGTTGGTCTCCGCCGGGACGCCGCCGAGCCGGGTGACCCGGCTCGGCTGGAGGATCTTGGTCGGGTCACCGGGGCCGTGGCGCACGACGTCAACAACCTGCTGTCGGTGATCAGGAACTATGCCGTGTTCGTCGGTGACGCGCTGGACGCGGCCGCCGAGGCCGACCGGACCGCTCGGGACGCCGGCGGCCCGGTCGACTGGGAGGCCCTGCGCCACGACGTGGCGCAGATCCAGCACGCGGGCGAGCGGGCGGCCGAGCTCACGGCCCAGCTGCTGGCCGTCGTCCGCCGCAAGCCGGCCGAGCTCGGCGCCGTCGATCTGTGCGCGGTCGTCCGCGAGACGGTCGGCATGCTGCGCCGCCCGCTCGGCGAGCGGATCGACGTCCGGGTCGAGCTCGACGACGACCTGTGGCTCGTGTCCGCCGACCGGGCGAGGCTGGAGCAGGCGATCATCAATCTGGCGATGAACGCCCGCGACGCGATGCCGCAGGGTGGCACGCTGACGGTGACGGCCGGCAACGTCGTGCTCGGCGGCCCACCGGAAGCGGCGCCGTCCTCCCCGTCCTCCCAGGCCTCTGCCGCCTCCGTGGCCTCCTGGGCGCCGGCGGGAGGCGCCGAGCCGGCCGGCGACCAGGAAGTGGGCGCGGACCTGCCAGGGCGGCGTTTCGTGAGCCTGTGGGTGACCGACACGGGCACCGGGATGACGCCGGCGACGCGGGCGCGCGCGTTCGAGCCGTTCTTCACGACCAAGCCAGAGGACTCCGGTACCGGTCTCGGCCTCGCGGTGGTCCACGACGTCGTCACCCAGGCCGGTGGCGAGGCTCAGATCTCCTCGGCGGTCGGCCTCGGCACCACCGTCAGCCTGCTACTACCCGCCTGCGATCCGCCCGGGCCGCGCGGACCCGCGGTGACCAGGGCGACGGCCGGCGAGCCGGCCCGCCTGGAGGAAACGGCCTGGTCCGCGACCCCACTGGCGTCCCCGCCCGGGGACTCGGCGGCCCCGGACGCGCTGTGGATCTGTCATCGACGGCTCGACGGCGCGCCGTCCCGGTCCGCCGGCGCCCGCCGTTCCCGCGTCCAGTCACCCGCCCCCTCGACGGTCTCCCGAGGCGCCGGCGCCCGTCCGTAA
- a CDS encoding adenylate/guanylate cyclase domain-containing protein — MEQIGVLLADDNLIVRAGVRALLARVPGLTVVGVAADRDELVQLARTRRPRVVVTDIRMPPTFSDEGVDAAREIRHYAPGTGVVLLSQYDEPEYAIGLLAGADAGGCAYLLKERLADPEILVRAIREVAAGSSMLDPEIVAAVLSPVRDAADLSDDQAQLLRDVAEGRSIRVIAERRGDTPEAVNSAIDATLLRLAQGASNGRSGALRQLRLLHAAIVRREEQGEALSRLLPGGLAEKLRSDAGAGQRTERLVVTVLMSDIRGYTSIAERADPMVLAGLLDAHRREMNAAILDEGGTVLQYAGDAVIAVFGAPYPQDDHQTRAARAAVAMHARQRTLNVRWELEGLAPFGLGIGVSTGEVAAALLGSDARREYTLVGDTMNLAARLQAFAHAGQTVLSEPTASALRGEYGARLVPLPPMTVKGRAGSVAAYLMEAQTRIPSQATRQPSVPEPMPAQPQARRPAPALSAPTVLTPAAALARPAAPALAGATAPGTPGAHPFPPPRPRPHAAAPIRPTICPA; from the coding sequence ATGGAGCAGATCGGGGTGCTGCTTGCGGACGACAACTTGATCGTCCGAGCCGGGGTGCGGGCGTTGCTCGCCCGGGTGCCTGGGTTGACCGTGGTCGGCGTCGCCGCCGACCGAGACGAGCTTGTCCAACTTGCCCGCACTCGCCGACCGCGGGTCGTGGTCACGGACATCCGGATGCCGCCGACCTTTTCCGATGAAGGGGTCGATGCCGCCCGCGAGATCCGTCACTACGCGCCTGGAACTGGCGTGGTGCTGCTCTCCCAGTACGACGAGCCGGAGTATGCGATCGGTCTGCTGGCCGGCGCCGACGCAGGTGGCTGTGCCTACCTGCTCAAGGAGCGCCTAGCCGATCCGGAGATCCTGGTGCGGGCCATCCGGGAGGTGGCAGCCGGTTCGTCGATGCTCGACCCGGAGATCGTCGCCGCCGTACTCAGCCCGGTTCGCGACGCGGCCGACCTCAGCGATGACCAGGCACAACTCCTGCGCGACGTCGCCGAGGGCCGGTCGATCCGGGTGATCGCCGAACGCCGCGGCGACACACCGGAAGCGGTGAACAGCGCTATCGATGCGACGCTGCTCCGACTGGCTCAGGGCGCCAGCAACGGTCGGTCCGGCGCGCTGCGGCAGCTCCGGCTGCTGCATGCCGCGATCGTGCGCCGCGAGGAGCAGGGCGAGGCGCTGTCCCGGCTGCTGCCCGGTGGCCTCGCCGAGAAGCTGCGGTCCGACGCCGGCGCCGGCCAGCGCACCGAGCGCCTCGTGGTCACCGTGCTGATGTCGGACATCCGCGGCTACACCTCGATCGCCGAGCGGGCAGACCCGATGGTGCTGGCGGGCCTCCTCGACGCGCACCGTCGCGAGATGAACGCGGCGATCCTCGATGAGGGCGGAACCGTCCTGCAGTACGCGGGCGACGCCGTCATCGCCGTCTTCGGCGCTCCCTACCCCCAGGACGACCACCAGACCAGGGCCGCGCGGGCGGCGGTCGCGATGCATGCGCGGCAGCGCACCCTCAACGTTCGCTGGGAGCTGGAGGGGCTCGCGCCCTTCGGCCTCGGCATCGGCGTGAGCACCGGTGAGGTCGCGGCGGCGCTGCTCGGCTCGGACGCGCGCCGCGAGTACACCCTGGTCGGCGACACCATGAACCTCGCGGCCCGGCTCCAGGCGTTCGCCCACGCCGGCCAGACCGTCCTGTCCGAACCGACCGCCAGTGCGCTGCGCGGTGAATACGGCGCCCGCCTCGTGCCGCTGCCCCCGATGACCGTGAAGGGCAGGGCCGGCTCCGTCGCGGCCTACCTGATGGAGGCCCAGACCCGCATCCCCAGCCAGGCCACGCGTCAGCCGTCGGTACCGGAGCCCATGCCGGCCCAGCCTCAAGCCCGCCGGCCGGCTCCGGCCCTGTCCGCGCCCACGGTGCTCACCCCGGCCGCGGCGCTCGCCCGGCCGGCGGCGCCGGCACTGGCCGGGGCCACCGCGCCTGGCACTCCCGGGGCCCATCCGTTCCCGCCGCCGCGCCCACGCCCCCACGCCGCCGCGCCCATCCGCCCGACCATCTGCCCGGCCTGA